A single window of Achromobacter xylosoxidans DNA harbors:
- a CDS encoding VOC family protein, translating to MVSKNTVCLWYDRDALEAARFYAQTFPDSAVGRVMHAPGDYPSGKEGDVLTVEFTVAGIPCLGLNGGPGTPHNHAFSFQIATDDQAETDRLWNAIVGNGGAENVCGWCQDKWGLSWQITPRVLTEALVSPDRAAAKRAFEAMMQMGKIDVAGIEAALRG from the coding sequence ATGGTCAGCAAGAATACGGTTTGCCTCTGGTACGACCGCGACGCGCTGGAGGCGGCGCGTTTCTATGCCCAGACCTTTCCCGACAGCGCGGTGGGCCGCGTCATGCACGCGCCCGGCGATTATCCGTCGGGCAAGGAAGGCGATGTCCTGACGGTGGAGTTCACCGTCGCCGGCATTCCCTGTCTCGGCCTGAACGGCGGCCCCGGCACCCCCCACAACCACGCGTTCTCGTTCCAGATCGCCACCGACGACCAGGCCGAGACCGACCGCCTGTGGAACGCGATCGTCGGCAACGGCGGCGCGGAGAACGTCTGCGGCTGGTGCCAGGACAAATGGGGCCTGTCGTGGCAGATCACGCCGCGGGTGCTGACCGAGGCGCTGGTGTCGCCCGATCGCGCCGCCGCCAAGCGCGCCTTCGAGGCCATGATGCAGATGGGCAAGATCGACGTCGCCGGCATCGAGGCGGCGCTGCGCGGCTGA
- a CDS encoding thiamine pyrophosphate-requiring protein: MQTVSDFVLDRLGQWGVQRVFGYPGDGINGLIGAFGRNDTLEFVQTRHEEGAAFMACAHAKFTGQVGVCMATSGPGAIHLLNGLYDARMDHQPVVAIVGQQARSALGGDYQQEVDLVNLFKDVAHEFVHMVTSPLQARHMVDRAMRIALERRSVVCLIFPNDVQDLEAVPVPPREHGTVHTGIGITSHAAVPPEAALANAADLLNRGERVAMLVGAGALSAGAEVRAVAERLGAGVAKALLGKAVLPDALPYVTGAIGLLGTQPSWEMMNECDTLLMVGTSFPYAEFLPKEGQARAVQIDVDGRQLSLRYPVEVGLVGDARLTLEALLPRLEPKSSNSWRERIEKSVRRWRETVTARAMVEAKPVNPQRPFLELSSRLPPHSIITCDSGSAANWYARDVQLDEGMMASVSGGLASMGCGVPYAVAAKLAYPGRPVIALVGDGAMQMLGINELITIAHRWKDWSDPTLVVLVLNNGDLNLVTWEQRVMGGDPRFAASQWLPEFSYADYGRMLGLEGIRVTSPDEVGPAWDRALAAGRPAVLEVVTDPEMPPLPPHVSMKQFSAYMTALRKETGAAGTAALRATIKQWWAS; the protein is encoded by the coding sequence GTGCAAACCGTATCCGACTTCGTGCTGGACCGCCTCGGCCAGTGGGGCGTGCAACGCGTGTTTGGTTATCCCGGCGACGGCATCAACGGGCTGATCGGCGCCTTCGGCCGCAACGACACACTGGAATTCGTGCAGACCCGGCACGAAGAGGGCGCCGCTTTCATGGCCTGCGCCCATGCCAAGTTCACCGGGCAGGTCGGCGTCTGCATGGCGACGTCCGGCCCGGGCGCCATCCACCTGCTCAATGGCCTGTACGACGCCAGGATGGACCATCAGCCCGTGGTGGCCATCGTCGGCCAGCAGGCGCGCAGCGCCCTGGGCGGCGACTACCAGCAGGAGGTCGACCTGGTGAACCTGTTCAAGGACGTGGCGCACGAGTTCGTGCACATGGTGACCTCGCCCCTGCAGGCGCGGCACATGGTCGACCGCGCCATGCGTATTGCGTTGGAGCGGCGCAGCGTCGTCTGCCTGATCTTCCCGAACGATGTGCAGGACCTGGAGGCCGTGCCCGTGCCGCCGCGCGAGCATGGCACCGTGCACACCGGCATCGGCATCACGTCGCATGCGGCGGTGCCGCCCGAGGCCGCCCTGGCCAATGCGGCCGACCTGCTCAACCGCGGCGAGCGGGTGGCGATGCTGGTGGGGGCCGGCGCCTTGTCCGCCGGCGCCGAGGTGCGCGCGGTGGCCGAGCGCCTGGGGGCGGGCGTGGCCAAGGCGCTGCTGGGCAAGGCGGTGTTGCCGGACGCGCTGCCGTACGTGACGGGCGCCATCGGTCTGCTGGGCACCCAGCCGAGCTGGGAAATGATGAACGAATGCGACACCTTGCTGATGGTGGGCACTTCCTTCCCCTATGCCGAATTCCTGCCCAAGGAGGGCCAGGCCCGCGCCGTGCAGATCGACGTGGACGGCCGCCAACTGAGCCTGCGCTATCCCGTCGAGGTGGGGCTGGTGGGCGATGCCCGGCTGACGCTCGAAGCCTTGTTGCCGCGGCTGGAGCCCAAATCGTCGAATTCCTGGCGCGAGCGCATCGAGAAAAGCGTGCGCCGCTGGCGCGAGACCGTCACGGCGCGTGCCATGGTCGAAGCCAAGCCCGTCAATCCGCAACGCCCGTTCCTGGAGCTGTCCAGTCGACTGCCGCCGCACAGCATCATCACCTGCGACTCGGGCTCGGCCGCCAACTGGTATGCGCGCGACGTCCAGTTGGACGAAGGCATGATGGCGTCGGTCTCGGGCGGCCTGGCAAGCATGGGCTGCGGCGTGCCCTACGCGGTGGCCGCCAAGCTCGCCTATCCCGGGCGTCCGGTGATCGCGCTGGTGGGCGATGGCGCGATGCAGATGCTCGGCATCAACGAACTCATCACCATCGCCCACCGCTGGAAGGACTGGAGCGACCCGACGCTCGTGGTGCTGGTGCTCAACAACGGCGACCTGAACCTGGTGACGTGGGAGCAGCGCGTCATGGGTGGCGATCCGCGCTTTGCCGCGTCGCAGTGGCTGCCGGAATTTTCCTACGCCGACTACGGCCGCATGCTGGGCCTGGAAGGCATCCGCGTCACGTCGCCCGACGAGGTGGGGCCGGCGTGGGATCGCGCCCTGGCGGCGGGGCGCCCGGCGGTGCTGGAAGTGGTGACCGATCCGGAAATGCCGCCGTTGCCGCCGCATGTGTCGATGAAGCAGTTCAGTGCCTACATGACGGCCTTGCGCAAGGAAACCGGGGCGGCGGGCACGGCTGCGCTGCGCGCCACCATCAAGCAATGGTGGGCGAGCTGA
- a CDS encoding YqjD family protein — MATHNGNGTLRDLIAGTESLLRSTASYGGTEIEAARDRLKQQLDAARAEARGWEKHAWRRAREVSAATDGYVHENAWKSIAGAVLVGALAGACLMSEARRR; from the coding sequence ATGGCTACACACAACGGCAACGGGACGTTGCGCGACCTGATTGCGGGAACCGAAAGCCTGCTGCGCAGCACTGCCAGCTACGGCGGCACGGAGATCGAAGCGGCGCGCGATCGTCTCAAGCAGCAACTCGACGCCGCGCGCGCCGAGGCGCGCGGGTGGGAGAAGCATGCATGGCGGCGCGCCCGGGAAGTCTCGGCCGCGACCGATGGGTATGTGCACGAGAACGCCTGGAAGAGCATCGCCGGCGCCGTGCTGGTGGGCGCGCTGGCTGGCGCCTGCCTGATGTCGGAAGCGCGCCGCCGCTGA